The following coding sequences are from one Microcoleus sp. AS-A8 window:
- the groL gene encoding chaperonin GroEL (60 kDa chaperone family; promotes refolding of misfolded polypeptides especially under stressful conditions; forms two stacked rings of heptamers to form a barrel-shaped 14mer; ends can be capped by GroES; misfolded proteins enter the barrel where they are refolded when GroES binds): MAKRIIYNENARRALEKGMDILAEAVAVTLGPKGRNVVLEKKFGAPQIVNDGVTIAKEIELEDHVENTGVSLIRQAASKTNDAAGDGTTTATVLAHAMVKEGLRNVAAGANAISLKRGIDKATGFLVGKIAEHARQVEDSKAIAQVGSISAGNDDEVGNMIAEAMDKVGKEGVISLEEGKSMTTELEITEGMRFDKGYISPYFATDMERMEAIFDEPFILITDKKITLVQDLVPVLEQVARAGRPLVIIAEDIEKEALATLVVNRLRGVLNVAAVKAPGFGDRRKAMLEDIAILTGGQLITEDAGLKLDSTKLDMLGKARRITLTKDNTTIVAEGNDKEVKARCEQIRRQMEETDSSYDKEKLQERLAKLAGGVAVVKVGAATETEMKDRKLRLEDAINATKAAVEEGIVPGGGTTLAHLSPQLETWANDTLKDEELTGALIVARSLAAPLKRIAENAGQNGAVIAERVKEKDFNVGFNAATNEFVDMFEAGIVDPAKVTRSALQNAASIAGMVLTTECIVVDKPEPKEGAGAGAGGGMGGGDFDY; this comes from the coding sequence ATGGCTAAGCGCATCATTTACAACGAAAATGCTCGTCGTGCTCTGGAAAAGGGCATGGATATTCTAGCTGAAGCTGTGGCTGTGACCCTTGGCCCCAAAGGTCGCAACGTTGTGCTAGAGAAGAAATTTGGTGCACCTCAAATCGTGAATGACGGTGTCACCATTGCTAAAGAAATCGAACTGGAAGACCACGTTGAAAATACTGGGGTTTCTCTAATTCGTCAAGCCGCTTCTAAGACCAATGATGCCGCAGGTGATGGCACCACAACAGCAACCGTGCTGGCTCACGCCATGGTCAAAGAAGGCTTGCGTAACGTTGCTGCCGGTGCGAATGCAATCTCTCTCAAGCGTGGGATTGACAAAGCAACGGGTTTCTTGGTAGGCAAAATTGCCGAACATGCCCGTCAGGTTGAAGATTCCAAAGCCATTGCTCAAGTGGGTTCAATCTCTGCCGGTAACGACGATGAAGTCGGCAACATGATTGCCGAAGCCATGGATAAGGTGGGCAAAGAAGGTGTGATTTCCTTGGAAGAAGGGAAGTCTATGACCACCGAACTGGAAATCACCGAAGGGATGCGGTTTGACAAAGGCTACATCTCGCCTTACTTCGCTACCGACATGGAGCGGATGGAAGCCATTTTCGATGAGCCATTCATCCTGATCACCGATAAGAAAATCACCTTGGTACAAGACTTGGTACCTGTGCTAGAGCAAGTGGCTCGTGCCGGTCGTCCTCTGGTGATTATCGCTGAAGATATTGAGAAAGAAGCCCTGGCTACTCTGGTGGTGAACCGCCTGCGGGGTGTGCTGAATGTGGCGGCTGTTAAGGCTCCTGGTTTTGGCGATCGCCGCAAGGCTATGCTAGAAGACATCGCCATTCTCACGGGTGGTCAACTGATCACCGAAGATGCGGGTCTGAAGTTGGACAGCACCAAGCTGGATATGCTGGGCAAGGCACGTCGCATCACCCTCACCAAGGACAACACCACAATTGTGGCTGAGGGGAACGATAAGGAAGTTAAGGCTCGTTGTGAGCAAATCCGCCGTCAAATGGAAGAAACCGATTCTTCCTACGACAAAGAGAAGCTGCAAGAGCGCTTAGCTAAGCTGGCAGGTGGCGTTGCTGTGGTGAAAGTGGGTGCTGCCACGGAAACCGAAATGAAAGACCGTAAGCTGCGCCTGGAAGATGCCATCAACGCAACTAAAGCGGCTGTGGAAGAAGGGATTGTTCCTGGTGGTGGTACAACCTTGGCTCACCTCTCTCCTCAGCTGGAAACTTGGGCGAATGACACCCTGAAAGATGAAGAACTGACGGGTGCTCTGATTGTGGCTCGTTCGTTGGCTGCACCGCTGAAGCGGATTGCTGAGAACGCAGGTCAAAATGGTGCGGTCATTGCTGAGCGCGTTAAGGAGAAGGACTTCAACGTTGGCTTTAATGCCGCAACGAATGAGTTCGTTGACATGTTTGAAGCGGGTATCGTTGACCCTGCTAAGGTGACTCGTTCCGCGCTGCAAAACGCAGCTTCCATCGCTGGTATGGTGTTGACCACCGAGTGTATTGTGGTTGACAAGCCTGAGCCGAAGGAAGGCGCTGGTGCTGGCGCTGGCGGCGGCATGGGCGGCGGCGACTTCGACTATTAA
- the groES gene encoding co-chaperone GroES, whose amino-acid sequence MAAVSLSVSTVKPLGDRVFVKVSAAEEKTAGGILLPDNAKEKPQVGEIVAVGPGKRNDDGSRGEPEVKIGDKVLYSKYAGTDIKLGTEEYVLLSEKDILAVVS is encoded by the coding sequence ATGGCAGCTGTATCTCTAAGTGTTTCCACTGTTAAGCCGTTAGGCGATCGCGTTTTCGTCAAGGTTAGCGCCGCTGAAGAAAAAACCGCTGGGGGCATTTTGTTACCCGATAACGCGAAAGAAAAGCCTCAAGTCGGTGAAATTGTGGCTGTCGGCCCTGGAAAGCGTAACGATGATGGCAGTCGTGGCGAACCTGAAGTGAAAATCGGCGACAAGGTTCTCTATTCTAAGTACGCGGGTACCGACATCAAACTGGGTACAGAAGAGTACGTCTTGCTGTCGGAAAAGGACATCCTTGCCGTCGTTAGTTAA